A segment of the Cellvibrio sp. KY-YJ-3 genome:
CGGCCGGATTTTGATGATGGCCTGGATGAACCGCGAATCGCTACAGCTATCGGCTGAGCGGGGCGAAGCGGTTTATTGGTCGCGCTCACGCGGCAAACTCTGGCACAAAGGCGAAACCTCTGGTCATATCCAAAAGCTGCATGAAATCCGCCTGGATTGCGATGAAGATGTAATAGTGCTGCAAGTGGAACAACTGGGCGGCATTGCTTGCCATACCGGACGGGAATCGTGCTTTTACCGGATTCTGAAAGATGGCACTTGGCAGACTGTTGACCCGGTTATCAAAGATCCGGCAGAGATTTACTAACCGCACCCGGCAAACCCGATAGAGAAAGTTATGAACAACGATATTCTCAAGCAACTGACGGACATTCTGGAAGCGCGCAAAAATAACGCCGACGCAGAGTCATCCTACGTTGCCAGCCTGCATCAAAAAGGCCTGAACAAAATTCTGGAAAAGGTCGGCGAGGAATGCACCGAAACGATTCTAGCCGCGAAAGACGCACAGACCAGTGGCGACAATAGCGACCTCATCTATGAAACCGCTGACCTCTGGTTTCACAGTCTGGTTATGCTCTCCCATCTGGGCGAGAACGCAGATTCTGTTTTAAACGAACTGGCGCGCCGCTTTAATATGTCCGGTCACGACGAAAAGGCCGCGCGCGCCAACACCTAATCACACCTTCATTTAACTGGGGAATCATCATGGGTATTAGTGGAATCAGTATTTGGCAACTGCTTATTGTTCTGGCAATTGTGGTTATGTTGTTTGGTACCAAACGTTTGCGCAGTTTGGGCAGCGACCTGGGCAGC
Coding sequences within it:
- a CDS encoding phosphoribosyl-ATP diphosphatase: MNNDILKQLTDILEARKNNADAESSYVASLHQKGLNKILEKVGEECTETILAAKDAQTSGDNSDLIYETADLWFHSLVMLSHLGENADSVLNELARRFNMSGHDEKAARANT
- the hisI gene encoding phosphoribosyl-AMP cyclohydrolase, whose product is MSNWLDAVNWNSDGLVPAIAQDAQTGRILMMAWMNRESLQLSAERGEAVYWSRSRGKLWHKGETSGHIQKLHEIRLDCDEDVIVLQVEQLGGIACHTGRESCFYRILKDGTWQTVDPVIKDPAEIY